A window of Candidatus Niyogibacteria bacterium contains these coding sequences:
- a CDS encoding glycosyltransferase family 39 protein, with protein sequence MNLLSLKNIFSADFLEKYGLVFILALFVAFGIVGIFYNYSISNTIGEESILMAATLKMIAELSLRPNYPTMYHMPFGTYFYLPFFIVLLVFLRLSGLFASLEELKVFGITDYEKLLPMARFISIFLGVASVYMVYRICEKLFNNKFISLVASFLLATNLIFVQMSHFGKVWIIQIFIVLLTFYFIVALYQKERPGFKDYFYPALLTAISFGVHFIGILIYLPFLTAHYLKNKEKKFREIFITNRNFWLSNLVIAIILLFIFYLNPYGFANYGLRSVAAAAAIIQESAGASGGYDFWLMFSNYGKVLFENGPALTIIFVFSLIPLFLRRRDLFFIFNSFIFGYYIIIGPILGPTIGINGRGFYISPIIPFMAVVSAFGIYVFYKSDLLGKRINPVRNIISNGIKIFLLALVFLFSAYIPILWNYKLIQPSAWILAKDWIYNNLPSGVSIINLNTELPINENKESVEDTRVYTPNFFTKKQDYLSSVGDNQYPKPNYYVLKFADYREGIPKAVLDRGFDYMVIEWWDQARYEKTMQDVRQLNLEEINLIKIFPAGASSTTLNMDMENIKNPLINLRKIDHTGPVIAIYKLK encoded by the coding sequence ATGAATTTATTAAGTTTAAAAAACATATTTAGCGCGGATTTTTTGGAGAAATACGGCCTAGTTTTTATTCTCGCGCTTTTTGTCGCGTTTGGCATAGTCGGAATTTTTTATAATTATTCAATTTCCAATACGATTGGCGAAGAGTCTATTTTGATGGCGGCCACCTTAAAAATGATCGCCGAATTATCATTAAGGCCGAATTATCCGACTATGTATCATATGCCGTTCGGGACATATTTTTATTTGCCGTTTTTTATTGTTTTGCTTGTTTTTTTAAGGCTTTCCGGCTTATTTGCCAGCTTAGAGGAATTGAAAGTTTTTGGAATAACAGATTATGAAAAATTATTGCCGATGGCAAGATTTATTTCAATATTTTTAGGAGTAGCCTCGGTATATATGGTTTATAGAATTTGTGAAAAATTATTCAATAATAAATTTATTTCTCTAGTCGCTTCATTTTTGCTTGCCACCAATCTAATATTCGTGCAGATGTCCCATTTCGGCAAAGTTTGGATTATCCAGATATTTATTGTTCTGTTAACTTTTTATTTTATTGTTGCTTTATATCAAAAAGAACGGCCCGGATTTAAGGATTATTTTTATCCCGCGCTTTTGACGGCAATTTCTTTCGGCGTCCATTTTATCGGCATATTGATTTATCTGCCATTTTTAACGGCGCATTATTTGAAAAATAAAGAAAAGAAATTTAGGGAGATTTTTATAACAAACAGGAATTTTTGGCTCTCTAATTTAGTGATCGCGATTATATTATTGTTTATTTTTTATTTAAACCCTTATGGATTTGCCAATTACGGCCTGCGATCCGTGGCGGCGGCCGCGGCTATTATTCAGGAGAGCGCCGGCGCCAGCGGCGGTTATGATTTTTGGTTAATGTTCAGCAATTACGGAAAAGTATTGTTTGAAAACGGTCCGGCTCTGACCATAATATTTGTTTTCAGTTTAATTCCCTTATTTTTGCGAAGGAGAGATTTATTTTTTATATTCAACTCTTTTATATTCGGCTACTATATTATTATAGGCCCGATCCTCGGCCCGACAATCGGAATTAACGGCCGAGGATTTTATATCTCGCCTATTATACCGTTTATGGCTGTTGTGTCCGCTTTTGGTATTTATGTGTTTTATAAAAGTGATTTATTAGGCAAAAGGATAAATCCCGTTAGAAATATTATTTCTAACGGGATAAAGATTTTCTTACTGGCTTTGGTTTTTCTTTTTTCCGCGTACATTCCGATTTTATGGAATTATAAGCTGATTCAGCCCAGCGCCTGGATTTTGGCTAAAGATTGGATTTATAATAATCTACCGTCGGGAGTAAGCATAATCAATCTCAATACCGAGCTTCCCATTAATGAAAATAAGGAGTCTGTGGAAGATACCAGAGTTTATACGCCGAATTTTTTTACAAAAAAACAGGATTATTTGTCGTCAGTCGGCGATAATCAATATCCCAAGCCCAATTATTACGTTTTAAAGTTCGCCGATTATAGAGAGGGTATTCCTAAGGCCGTTTTAGATAGAGGTTTTGATTATATGGTTATAGAATGGTGGGATCAGGCGAGATATGAAAAAACTATGCAAGATGTCCGTCAACTTAATTTAGAAGAAATAAATTTAATTAAAATATTTCCGGCTGGCGCCTCTTCCACTACCTTAAATATGGATATGGAAAATATAAAGAATCCCCTTATTAATTTGCGAAAAATAGACCATACGGGACCGGTTATCGCTATTTATAAATTAAAATAA
- a CDS encoding terpene cyclase/mutase family protein, which translates to MPQAIKNNVFLRSVICEIPRLLGQLNRNPSSRSYGSFDRAYWHYRTNDISSARYQEAVLTLTLLYSSPFEGNIYYQDKNILEWINAALNFSCSIQNKDGSFDEWYPYEGSFVATSFVVAALAKVLSLLGEDNIPSYKIIRARLERAADWIICHEESLVLNQTAGSALALLNVFLLNGDIFYKQAAEKKIQFILKSQTKEGWWNEYGGPDAGYLSLTVDYLVKYYRQTDDQDVLSAVKNAISFFIHFLHPNFTVGGEYMSRNTEYLIPSGFAYFSSFDETAKIITAFSAASLELKQGVNPQNLDDRYLCYILYNWLEAGLIFNNENFLKESEVYFQERRFDVFFKEAGIRVIQNKKYYFVVNLRKGGVFRIYSKGAAYFDSALEVDFSGKVYIANALDKKNEIESGPDFLRVRGALKPVQEPLLRAFTMIAFKAFQITLGRMNVFQKLMKKFLRKKMIIYENSTSLIFERLLKISHNNIKIKDVLHKEISGKHLRFGLKSSYAFIPSSKYFTVQELEAGSLKPSEEKCFIEKGKTVVSRTFFFD; encoded by the coding sequence ATGCCGCAAGCAATAAAAAATAACGTATTTTTACGTTCGGTTATTTGTGAAATTCCGCGTTTATTGGGCCAGTTAAATCGAAATCCATCTTCCCGTTCCTACGGATCTTTTGATCGGGCTTATTGGCATTATCGGACGAATGATATAAGCTCCGCCCGTTATCAAGAGGCGGTTTTAACTTTAACGCTGCTTTATTCTTCGCCGTTTGAGGGGAATATTTATTATCAGGATAAAAATATTTTGGAGTGGATTAACGCGGCTTTAAATTTTTCTTGCTCTATTCAAAATAAAGACGGTTCTTTTGATGAGTGGTATCCGTATGAGGGATCGTTTGTGGCCACTTCTTTTGTGGTTGCCGCCTTGGCCAAGGTTTTATCGCTTTTAGGAGAAGATAATATTCCTTCTTATAAAATCATCCGCGCGAGGCTTGAACGGGCGGCTGATTGGATTATTTGCCATGAAGAAAGTTTGGTTTTAAATCAAACCGCGGGAAGCGCTCTGGCTTTGCTGAATGTTTTTCTTTTAAACGGAGATATTTTTTACAAGCAAGCGGCCGAAAAAAAAATTCAATTTATTCTTAAAAGTCAAACTAAAGAAGGATGGTGGAATGAATATGGCGGTCCGGACGCGGGTTATTTGTCGCTGACGGTTGATTATCTGGTTAAATATTATCGTCAAACTGACGATCAAGATGTTTTATCAGCCGTTAAAAACGCGATATCGTTTTTTATTCATTTTCTTCATCCTAATTTTACCGTTGGCGGAGAATATATGTCCCGCAATACCGAGTATTTGATTCCTTCCGGTTTTGCTTATTTTTCATCCTTTGACGAGACGGCAAAAATTATCACTGCTTTCAGCGCGGCTTCGTTGGAGTTGAAGCAAGGAGTTAATCCGCAAAATCTTGATGACCGGTATCTTTGTTACATTCTTTACAATTGGCTTGAAGCCGGCCTGATTTTTAACAATGAAAATTTTCTTAAGGAAAGCGAAGTTTATTTCCAAGAAAGGAGATTTGACGTATTTTTTAAGGAAGCAGGCATAAGGGTTATCCAAAATAAAAAATATTATTTTGTCGTTAATCTGCGAAAAGGCGGAGTTTTCAGGATATATTCAAAAGGGGCGGCTTATTTTGATTCCGCCCTGGAAGTTGATTTTTCGGGAAAGGTTTACATTGCCAACGCACTTGATAAAAAAAATGAAATTGAATCAGGGCCGGATTTTTTGCGGGTGCGCGGCGCGTTGAAACCTGTTCAAGAACCGTTGCTGCGCGCTTTTACGATGATTGCGTTCAAGGCCTTTCAAATCACTTTAGGGAGAATGAACGTTTTTCAGAAATTGATGAAGAAATTTTTAAGAAAAAAGATGATTATTTACGAAAATTCAACTTCTTTGATTTTTGAGAGGTTATTGAAGATTTCTCATAACAATATTAAAATAAAAGATGTTCTTCATAAAGAAATATCCGGCAAGCATCTTCGTTTCGGTTTGAAATCTTCATACGCGTTTATTCCCAGCTCTAAATATTTTACGGTTCAGGAATTGGAGGCTGGTTCTCTGAAACCTTCCGAAGAAAAATGTTTTATTGAAAAAGGCAAAACTGTTGTCAGCCGGACTTTCTTTTTTGATTAA
- a CDS encoding nitroreductase family protein — protein sequence MKIFLDVIKKRKSVRSFLAKTVDLALIKEIIALATYAPTSCNQQLWNFIVIDDALTKEKLIKEAAANTLIRRAPVVIAVTYDGWNYKEALQGASLAVGHILLAAEYYGLGALPINSYGADCKVKKILNIPVKEKICCFIALGHPDERAQQSPLVSRRPVEEVFHQGKFRDNNAPPFTYDPNDWSLENLRNHQKYYCRKTFLGKEMDIMNQRERELIKNTLGDIKNNLLDLFSYDGSFLKEFPLLPIIAMDLTQETSAYTRAAVRLFAKNKLLKAAHIIYDDKKKAFTENQQAAISLIYKLERISDALKENLFIQAYNTLRKEGEFIIIARKSNIFLSFFFFAVRLIFGQDVRKTGIYSFFGPYQPVSLRKTKQQLKKAGFRDISWSGYFFIPVFYEQIYQMIKQYIRSGGTSYLHREPKEDAISKFLSFIMKIQGLRKFGLLGSVAVIICRKQ from the coding sequence GTGAAAATATTTCTTGACGTTATAAAAAAACGAAAAAGCGTCCGCAGTTTTCTCGCGAAAACCGTAGATCTTGCTTTAATTAAAGAAATAATCGCTCTCGCCACTTACGCTCCCACCAGCTGCAATCAGCAATTGTGGAATTTTATCGTTATTGACGATGCTCTAACGAAAGAAAAACTGATTAAAGAAGCCGCCGCCAACACTTTAATAAGAAGAGCGCCGGTTGTTATTGCGGTTACTTATGACGGCTGGAATTATAAAGAAGCGCTTCAGGGGGCAAGTTTAGCCGTGGGACATATTTTATTGGCGGCGGAATATTACGGCCTCGGCGCTTTGCCGATTAATAGTTACGGGGCGGATTGCAAAGTCAAAAAAATTTTAAACATTCCCGTTAAAGAAAAAATTTGCTGTTTTATCGCTCTGGGGCATCCTGATGAGCGGGCGCAGCAATCTCCTCTGGTTTCCCGAAGGCCGGTTGAAGAAGTATTTCATCAAGGAAAATTTCGGGATAATAATGCTCCTCCTTTTACTTATGATCCTAATGATTGGAGTTTGGAAAATTTGCGCAATCATCAGAAATATTATTGCCGGAAAACTTTTTTAGGAAAAGAAATGGATATAATGAACCAACGGGAAAGGGAATTGATAAAAAATACTCTCGGCGATATAAAAAATAATTTGCTTGATTTATTTTCTTACGATGGAAGTTTTTTAAAAGAATTTCCTCTTCTGCCGATTATCGCCATGGATTTGACTCAAGAAACATCCGCTTATACCAGAGCGGCCGTCCGGTTGTTTGCCAAAAATAAATTATTAAAAGCGGCTCATATTATTTATGATGATAAAAAAAAAGCATTTACGGAAAATCAACAGGCCGCCATCAGCCTTATTTATAAATTAGAGAGAATATCCGACGCCTTAAAGGAAAATTTATTCATTCAAGCGTACAATACTTTGCGAAAAGAAGGAGAATTTATTATTATCGCGAGGAAATCAAACATATTTTTGTCTTTTTTCTTTTTTGCCGTAAGATTAATCTTCGGCCAGGATGTCAGAAAAACGGGAATTTACAGCTTTTTCGGGCCGTATCAGCCCGTCAGTTTGCGTAAAACAAAACAACAATTAAAGAAAGCGGGCTTCCGGGATATTTCATGGTCCGGATATTTTTTCATTCCTGTATTTTATGAACAAATCTATCAGATGATCAAGCAATATATCCGCAGCGGAGGCACAAGTTATTTGCATCGGGAGCCGAAGGAAGACGCGATAAGCAAATTTCTTTCTTTTATTATGAAAATTCAAGGTCTGCGTAAATTTGGTTTATTGGGATCGGTCGCGGTAATAATATGCCGCAAGCAATAA
- a CDS encoding lipid-A-disaccharide synthase N-terminal domain-containing protein yields MFGFDINFWLILGFFGQFLFFMRFFVQWIASEKRRESFFPVAFWYFSIGGGVILLIYAVSIKDPVFILGQGAGLLIYIRNLVLIRKKNILNKSHAPQI; encoded by the coding sequence ATGTTTGGTTTTGATATAAATTTTTGGCTTATCTTGGGCTTTTTTGGGCAATTCCTGTTTTTTATGAGATTTTTTGTCCAATGGATCGCTTCCGAAAAAAGAAGGGAAAGTTTTTTCCCGGTTGCTTTTTGGTATTTTAGCATCGGCGGCGGCGTTATTCTTTTAATTTACGCCGTGTCCATTAAAGATCCGGTTTTTATTTTAGGGCAGGGCGCCGGATTGTTAATTTACATCAGAAATTTAGTTTTGATTCGGAAAAAAAATATTTTAAATAAATCTCACGCTCCGCAAATATGA
- a CDS encoding GtrA family protein, which produces MQILNGAQFKKMDFWKAMAAGEGIAILALPVINNLNFFGAVSVKNSFILPVFLIAWMIILPFAAAVGLYLVYLLTAHKWPIVFQIGKYGVIGILNTVMTAGIFNFFIWMTGRATGLMVDFFIFIAFVVTVTHSFFWNKFWTFGANHRDGAEMEYVKFFSVTGFTALLEVVIMHIFINTIGAPSGIDPKIWANVAFAILIPMAFLGNFFGYKIFVFKKYP; this is translated from the coding sequence ATGCAAATTTTAAATGGCGCGCAATTCAAAAAAATGGATTTTTGGAAAGCAATGGCGGCCGGAGAAGGTATTGCGATTTTAGCTTTACCGGTAATTAACAACTTAAATTTTTTCGGAGCGGTTTCTGTAAAAAATAGTTTTATTTTACCGGTGTTTTTGATTGCCTGGATGATTATTTTGCCTTTTGCCGCTGCTGTCGGGCTTTATCTGGTTTATTTGCTCACCGCGCATAAATGGCCGATTGTTTTCCAAATAGGCAAATATGGCGTTATCGGCATTCTAAATACTGTTATGACGGCGGGTATTTTTAATTTTTTTATATGGATGACCGGCAGAGCAACGGGTTTAATGGTGGATTTTTTTATTTTTATCGCTTTTGTCGTGACCGTGACCCATAGTTTTTTTTGGAATAAGTTTTGGACATTTGGCGCCAATCACAGAGACGGCGCGGAAATGGAATATGTAAAATTTTTTTCCGTTACCGGATTCACGGCATTGCTGGAGGTTGTCATAATGCATATTTTTATAAATACGATCGGCGCGCCTTCCGGCATTGATCCTAAAATTTGGGCGAATGTGGCGTTTGCTATTTTGATTCCCATGGCGTTTCTTGGAAATTTTTTCGGTTATAAAATTTTTGTTTTTAAAAAATATCCTTAA